The following proteins are co-located in the Apium graveolens cultivar Ventura chromosome 5, ASM990537v1, whole genome shotgun sequence genome:
- the LOC141661728 gene encoding uncharacterized protein LOC141661728 isoform X1, producing the protein MRFPILNKVKIVWDSCNIQGFIILSLFLQTCLVLFAPLRKRTTSRWMIIFIWSAYSAADWAANFIVGLITNSVLESSGLDEKDDLLAFWAPFLLLHLGGQDTITAFALEDNELWMRCCQRAQALYLGSLENFRESLLAEPFTGPTYAEILDDIRSKVMSNAPDAWVWPVWAKSTPQELEDVHNAKEGKLTDLEIVGYASRFFYSFRALVVDQILGFEEREESRGFFLKRRAKDAFKIVETELNFFYQALYTKMRVLNSTAGYIWRFLSFTAVFTSLIIVFFFIEEVKTFSKLDIAVTYIMLVGAVLLDIISFTMLLFTDWSIAKLRDQSTLKFIVLKRLFDLKRKLVKRQPEEPTNTNHRSVYNLGFPCRILFRRWSGSVPSFNLIEYSRHQRSKTVDKIISMCGVGDIYDSIVFVSRQAFNENLRDFIFEEMKRKSRLMDTLKSAKALSLGRGDWVLKDGGWDSLLTYIVDIDFDDSLLLWHIATELCYNSDDVDVDNDEEEYRQYAKLLSDYMIYLLVMKPVFISAVAGIAKSRFRDTCAETKRFFLKYGKARTQVDHKFACSLILSVDVDIKPINLKGDGSKSVLFDACILAKEINQPCYRNRWEIMCKVWVEMMFYAAIRCRALSHVQQLSKGGELLTLIWILMAHFGFGQQFQRENYPKQKLGE; encoded by the exons ATGAGGTTTCCGATCCTTAACAAAGTTAAGATAGTGTGGGATTCGTGTAATATACAAGGTTTCATTATCTTAAGCCTCTTTCTACAAACTTGTTTAGTTTTGTTTGCACCTTTAAGAAAACGAACAACGAGCAGATGGATGATTATATTTATTTGGTCAGCATACTCGGCTGCTGATTGGGCAGCCAATTTTATTGTTGGTCTGATCACCAACAGTGTACTTGAGTCATCTGGTCTAGACGAGAAAGATGATCTTTTGGCTTTCTGGGCTCCATTTCTTTTGTTGCACCTAGGAGGCCAAGACACAATCACTGCTTTTGCCCTTGAGGACAATGAACTGTGGATGAG GTGTTGCCAGCGTGCACAGGCTCTGTATCTTGGAAGTTTGGAGAATTTTCGTGAATCCCTGCTTGCAGAGCCTTTCACCGGGCCAACTTATGCTGAGATATTAGATGACATCCGGTCCAAAGTGATGTCTAATGCTCCTGATGCATGGGTGTGGCCTGTATGGGCAAAAAGTACTCCCCAAGAACTCGAAGATGTGCATAATGCAAAAGAAGGAAAGTTAACAGACTTGGAGATTGTGGGATATGCTTCCCGTTTTTTCTATTCCTTTCGGGCACTGGTAGTTGATCAAATTCTGGGTTTTGAGGAACGCGAAGAGAGCCGTGGCTTCTTTCTCAAGAGAAGAGCCAAGGATGCTTTTAAAATAGTTGAGACCGAACTAAATTTCTTTTATCAAGCTCTTTACACCAAAATGCGTGTGTTGAACTCTACTGCAGGATACATTTGGCGTTTCCTCTCCTTTACTGCTGTTTTTACAAGCCTTATAATTGTATTCTTTTTTATTGAGGAAGTTAAGACATTTAGCAAGCTTGATATTGCAGTTACTTACATCATGCTTGTTGGTGCCGTTTTGTTGGACATAATTTCTTTCACGATGCTGCTCTTCACAGATTGGTCAATTGCTAAATTAAGGGATCAGTCCACTCTCAAGTTCATAGTCCTTAAACGTTTGTTTGATCTCAAAAGGAAATTAGTTAAGAGACAACCAGAAGAACCTACTAACACTAATCACCGTTCCGTCTACAATCTGGGTTTCCCTTGTAGAATATTGTTTCGAAGGTGGTCAGGATCTGTCCCATCATTCAATCTTATTGAATATTCGCGACATCAGCGTTCAAAAACTGTAGATAAAATTATTAGCATGTGTGGAGTTGGTGATATTTATGACAGCATTGTATTTGTGTCTAGGCAGGCGTTTAATGAAAATCTACGAGACTTTATTTTCGAGGAGATGAAGAGGAAATCAAGGCTGATGGACACTTTAAAAAGTGCCAAGGCATTAAGTTTAGGCAGAGGAGACTGGGTTCTTAAGGATGGGGGTTGGGATTCCTTACTCACATATATTGTTGACATTGATTTTGATGACAGTCTCTTATTGTGGCACATAGCTACTGAACTTTGTTACAATTCTGATGATGTTGATGTTGATAATGATGAGGAGGAATATCGACAGTATGCAAAGCTTCTCTCGGATTACATGATATATCTCCTTGTCATGAAACCTGTATTTATATCAGCAGTTGCAGGAATTGCTAAATCAAGATTTCGAGACACATGCGCGGAGACAAAGAGATTCTTTTTAAAATACGGAAAAGCACGTACACAGGTAGATCATAAGTTTGCATGTTCTTTAATCCTAAGTGTAGATGTAGATATCAAACCAATAAATTTGAAAGGAGATGGAAGTAAATCTGTGTTGTTTGATGCATGTATTTTGGCAAAGGAGATCAACCAGCCATGTTATCGAAATCGATGGGAGATAATGTGTAAGGTGTGGGTAGAAATGATGTTCTATGCTGCAATTCGTTGCAGAGCATTGTCACATGTCCAGCAACTAAGCAAAGGTGGGGAGCTTCTAACTCTGATATGGATACTAATGGCTCATTTTGGCTTTGGACAGCAGTTTCAGAGGGAAAATTATCCAAAGCAAAAGCTTGGAGAATAA
- the LOC141661728 gene encoding uncharacterized protein LOC141661728 isoform X2: MRFPILNKVKIVWDSCNIQGFIILSLFLQTCLVLFAPLRKRTTSRWMIIFIWSAYSAADWAANFIVGLITNSVLESSGLDEKDDLLAFWAPFLLLHLGGQDTITAFALEDNELWMRYFLSFIFQILTSGYIVLLSFPKNSLWLPTSLVFFAGITRCCQRAQALYLGSLENFRESLLAEPFTGPTYAEILDDIRSKVMSNAPDAWVWPVWAKSTPQELEDVHNAKEGKLTDLEIVGYASRFFYSFRALVVDQILGFEEREESRGFFLKRRAKDAFKIVETELNFFYQALYTKMRVLNSTAGYIWRFLSFTAVFTSLIIVFFFIEEVKTFSKLDIAVTYIMLVGAVLLDIISFTMLLFTDWSIAKLRDQSTLKFIVLKRLFDLKRKLVKRQPEEPTNTNHRSVYNLGFPCRILFRRWSGSVPSFNLIEYSRHQRSKTVDKIISMCGVGDIYDSIVFVSRQAFNENLRDFIFEEMKRKSRLMDTLKSAKALSLGRGDWVLKDGGWDSLLTYIVDIDFDDSLLLWHIATELCYNSDDVDVDNDEEEYRQYAKLLSDYMIYLLVMKPVFISAVAGIAKSRFRDTCAETKRFFLKYGKARTQEINQPCYRNRWEIMCKVWVEMMFYAAIRCRALSHVQQLSKGGELLTLIWILMAHFGFGQQFQRENYPKQKLGE, encoded by the exons ATGAGGTTTCCGATCCTTAACAAAGTTAAGATAGTGTGGGATTCGTGTAATATACAAGGTTTCATTATCTTAAGCCTCTTTCTACAAACTTGTTTAGTTTTGTTTGCACCTTTAAGAAAACGAACAACGAGCAGATGGATGATTATATTTATTTGGTCAGCATACTCGGCTGCTGATTGGGCAGCCAATTTTATTGTTGGTCTGATCACCAACAGTGTACTTGAGTCATCTGGTCTAGACGAGAAAGATGATCTTTTGGCTTTCTGGGCTCCATTTCTTTTGTTGCACCTAGGAGGCCAAGACACAATCACTGCTTTTGCCCTTGAGGACAATGAACTGTGGATGAGGTACTTTCTTTCTTtcatttttcaaattttaacatCTGGCTATATTGTCCTTCTTTCATTTCCCAAAAACAGTCTGTGGCTGCCCACAAGTCTGGTATTTTTTGCTGGAATCACTAGGTGTTGCCAGCGTGCACAGGCTCTGTATCTTGGAAGTTTGGAGAATTTTCGTGAATCCCTGCTTGCAGAGCCTTTCACCGGGCCAACTTATGCTGAGATATTAGATGACATCCGGTCCAAAGTGATGTCTAATGCTCCTGATGCATGGGTGTGGCCTGTATGGGCAAAAAGTACTCCCCAAGAACTCGAAGATGTGCATAATGCAAAAGAAGGAAAGTTAACAGACTTGGAGATTGTGGGATATGCTTCCCGTTTTTTCTATTCCTTTCGGGCACTGGTAGTTGATCAAATTCTGGGTTTTGAGGAACGCGAAGAGAGCCGTGGCTTCTTTCTCAAGAGAAGAGCCAAGGATGCTTTTAAAATAGTTGAGACCGAACTAAATTTCTTTTATCAAGCTCTTTACACCAAAATGCGTGTGTTGAACTCTACTGCAGGATACATTTGGCGTTTCCTCTCCTTTACTGCTGTTTTTACAAGCCTTATAATTGTATTCTTTTTTATTGAGGAAGTTAAGACATTTAGCAAGCTTGATATTGCAGTTACTTACATCATGCTTGTTGGTGCCGTTTTGTTGGACATAATTTCTTTCACGATGCTGCTCTTCACAGATTGGTCAATTGCTAAATTAAGGGATCAGTCCACTCTCAAGTTCATAGTCCTTAAACGTTTGTTTGATCTCAAAAGGAAATTAGTTAAGAGACAACCAGAAGAACCTACTAACACTAATCACCGTTCCGTCTACAATCTGGGTTTCCCTTGTAGAATATTGTTTCGAAGGTGGTCAGGATCTGTCCCATCATTCAATCTTATTGAATATTCGCGACATCAGCGTTCAAAAACTGTAGATAAAATTATTAGCATGTGTGGAGTTGGTGATATTTATGACAGCATTGTATTTGTGTCTAGGCAGGCGTTTAATGAAAATCTACGAGACTTTATTTTCGAGGAGATGAAGAGGAAATCAAGGCTGATGGACACTTTAAAAAGTGCCAAGGCATTAAGTTTAGGCAGAGGAGACTGGGTTCTTAAGGATGGGGGTTGGGATTCCTTACTCACATATATTGTTGACATTGATTTTGATGACAGTCTCTTATTGTGGCACATAGCTACTGAACTTTGTTACAATTCTGATGATGTTGATGTTGATAATGATGAGGAGGAATATCGACAGTATGCAAAGCTTCTCTCGGATTACATGATATATCTCCTTGTCATGAAACCTGTATTTATATCAGCAGTTGCAGGAATTGCTAAATCAAGATTTCGAGACACATGCGCGGAGACAAAGAGATTCTTTTTAAAATACGGAAAAGCACGTACACAG GAGATCAACCAGCCATGTTATCGAAATCGATGGGAGATAATGTGTAAGGTGTGGGTAGAAATGATGTTCTATGCTGCAATTCGTTGCAGAGCATTGTCACATGTCCAGCAACTAAGCAAAGGTGGGGAGCTTCTAACTCTGATATGGATACTAATGGCTCATTTTGGCTTTGGACAGCAGTTTCAGAGGGAAAATTATCCAAAGCAAAAGCTTGGAGAATAA